The following are from one region of the Salvia splendens isolate huo1 chromosome 2, SspV2, whole genome shotgun sequence genome:
- the LOC121764250 gene encoding jasmonate-induced oxygenase 2-like: MTTTVQAWPEPVVRVQHLSDSGIRVIPDRYVKKPADRPGAAASEGSACDIPVIDMSSGDAAALIDEACREWGFFQVASHGVCPDLMARCREAWREFFQLPLAEKQRYANSPATYEGYGSRLGVEKGISLDWSDYFFLHFLPIGLRDENKWPTLPVSCRELAAEYSREVVELCGKLMKILARNLGLREDYLLEAFGGEEELGACMRVNYYPKCPQPDRTLGLSSHSDPGGMTVLYSDENVSGLQVRRGDTWITVMPQPNTFIVNLGDQLQILSNANYKSVEHRVLVNSAKERVSLAFFYNPKGDKVIKPAEELVLPGQPLRYSPTTYNDYRLYIRMKGPCGKSQLESL; encoded by the exons ATGACGACTACGGTGCAGGCCTGGCCCGAGCCCGTGGTCCGGGTCCAACATTTGTCGGACAGCGGGATCCGGGTCATACCCGACCGCTACGTCAAGAAGCCTGCGGACCGGCCGGGCGCCGCCGCCAGCGAGGGCTCCGCCTGCGACATTCCGGTCATCGACATGAGTTCCGGCGATGCGGCGGCGCTGATCGACGAGGCGTGCCGCGAGTGGGGGTTCTTCCAGGTGGCGAGCCACGGCGTCTGCCCCGACCTCATGGCGCGCTGCCGCGAGGCGTGGCGGGAGTTCTTTCAGCTGCCGCTGGCGGAGAAGCAGAGGTATGCTAACTCGCCGGCGACGTACGAGGGCTATGGGAGCCGGCTCGGCGTCGAGAAGGGGATATCTCTGGACTGGAGCGATTACTTCTTCCTTCATTTTCTCCCCATTGGGCTCAGAGATGAGAACAAATGGCCAACTTTACCTGTTTCATGCAG gGAATTGGCTGCGGAATATAGTAGAGAAGTGGTGGAATTGTGTGGAAAATTGATGAAGATTTTGGCGAGAAATCTTGGGCTCAGAGAGGACTACCTTTTAGAAGCATTTGGAGGAGAGGAGGAGTTGGGTGCATGCATGCGTGTTAACTATTACCCAAAATGCCCTCAGCCGGACCGCACCCTTGGCCTTTCTTCGCACTCCGATCCTGGCGGTATGACCGTCCTTTATTCCGATGAAAACGTCTCCGGCCTCCAAGTCCGACGTGGCGACACCTGGATCACCGTTATGCCCCAACCCAACACCTTCATTGTCAACTTAGGCGACCAACTCCAG ATATTGAGTAATGCAAATTATAAAAGCGTGGAGCACCGCGTGCTCGTGAATTCGGCCAAGGAGAGGGTATCGCTGGCATTCTTCTACAATCCCAAGGGTGATAAGGTCATTAAGCCGGCCGAGGAGCTGGTCTTGCCGGGGCAGCCGTTGCGATACTCCCCCACCACTTATAACGACTACCGTCTCTACATTAGGATGAAGGGTCCTTGCGGCAAGTCTCAACTCGAATCACTATAA
- the LOC121777684 gene encoding secreted RxLR effector protein 161-like: protein MLSKDQCPQSEYDINAMKKVPYANAIGSVMYLMVSTKPDIVYAVSCLSRYISNPGPVHWEALKWLLRYLKNTAKYGLCYSRCEEGVKLTGFVDSNYANDRDKRKSTTSYVFTVCRSCISWKSQLQHIVALSTTESEYIAITKAMKEAVWLKGVLS, encoded by the coding sequence ATGTTGAGTAAAGACCAGTGCCCTCAATCTGAATATGATATCAATGCCATGAAGAAAGTTCCCTATGCTAATGCTATTGGATCTGTGATGTACTTGATGGTTAGCACTAAGCCTGATATTGTCTATGCTGTGTCTTGCTTGAGTAGATACATATCTAATCCTGGTCCTGTTCATTGGGAGGCTTTGAAATGGTTGTTGAGATATCTTAAAAATACTGCAAAGTATGGTTTGTGCTATTCTAGATGTGAAGAAGGTGTTAAATTGACTGGATTTGTTGATTCCAATTATGCTAATGATAGAGATAAGAGGAAGTCCACCACCTCCTATGTCTTTACTGTATGCAGATCATGTATAAGTTGGAAATCACAGTTGCAACATATAGTGGCTCTGTCCACTACTGAATCTGAGTACATTGCCATTACTAAGGCAATGAAAGAGGCTGTCTGGTTGAAGGGAGTACTTTCTTAA